One Nitrosopumilus piranensis genomic region harbors:
- a CDS encoding methyl-accepting chemotaxis protein translates to MKFQILFLIFSILLIVQIPSSYADLVVSTNSKVYAPSHNLQVYGTGLPEENLILRLFAPDETIAKFDQLTTNPDGSFNYSLLTWPQPSTNFPYGTYTVEVISTEQNGISKKIDVQFSSTTELLDVPVQRVVNTLVFAPEVAAINQPIRVFVQTTSDGLLIGNEPAQLLGTTHVHLPSGISVTLTNSFKTLHQGLYYVDYTPIEEGTHVFHVVAFSQGTTSHGSAATNVLSQDLGGISEQIIRLNTILDDTSKELNVLKSEIEGFDTTLETASTKIDESTGTISTSVEFISEASSQLNSLLFPIIASIGIIVALQIAILARRR, encoded by the coding sequence ATGAAATTTCAAATTTTGTTTCTGATTTTTTCTATATTATTAATTGTACAAATTCCAAGTTCTTATGCAGACCTTGTTGTGTCCACTAACAGCAAAGTCTATGCGCCCTCACATAATCTTCAAGTTTATGGAACTGGCTTACCTGAAGAAAATCTAATTCTAAGACTATTTGCACCTGATGAAACCATTGCAAAGTTTGATCAATTAACCACCAACCCTGATGGCTCTTTTAACTACTCCTTGTTGACGTGGCCTCAACCATCAACCAATTTTCCATATGGGACATACACTGTTGAAGTAATTAGTACCGAACAAAATGGAATCTCAAAAAAAATTGACGTACAATTTTCATCTACTACTGAACTTCTTGATGTACCTGTTCAGAGAGTTGTAAACACCTTAGTCTTTGCACCAGAAGTTGCAGCAATTAACCAACCAATTAGAGTATTTGTCCAAACAACAAGTGATGGATTACTGATAGGAAATGAGCCTGCTCAATTACTTGGAACCACACATGTCCACTTGCCCTCAGGAATCTCTGTCACTTTAACAAATTCCTTTAAAACTTTGCATCAGGGATTATACTATGTAGATTATACTCCTATTGAGGAGGGAACTCATGTCTTTCATGTTGTAGCCTTTAGCCAAGGAACTACATCTCATGGCTCTGCTGCTACAAATGTTCTAAGTCAAGATCTAGGTGGGATATCTGAACAAATAATTAGATTAAATACGATTTTAGATGACACCTCAAAAGAACTAAATGTTTTGAAATCTGAGATTGAAGGTTTTGATACTACATTAGAAACTGCAAGTACCAAGATAGATGAAAGCACAGGAACAATTTCTACTTCTGTGGAATTTATTAGTGAAGCATCCTCTCAACTAAATTCATTACTCTTTCCAATCATTGCGTCTATTGGAATTATAGTGGCATTACAAATTGCAATATTGGCACGAAGAAGATAG